In Paraburkholderia phenazinium, the following are encoded in one genomic region:
- the esaR gene encoding response regulator transcription factor EsaR, with product MATILVVDDEMGIRELLSEILSDEGHVVEAAENAQEAREFRLRQAPDLVLLDIWMPDTDGVTLLKEWAAQGLLTMPVIMMSGHATIDTAVEATKIGALNFLEKPIALQKLLKAVEQGLARGNPAPAAPGAAPKPAQPVSSAAVASAASLPMLANDNIGSGALAAQTASISFDIPLRDARDAFERAYFEYHLARENGSMTRVAEKTGLERTHLYRKLKQLGVDLGKNKGE from the coding sequence ATGGCAACCATCCTGGTGGTAGATGATGAAATGGGCATCCGGGAATTGCTCTCGGAGATCCTGAGCGACGAAGGGCACGTCGTGGAGGCCGCGGAGAACGCGCAGGAAGCGCGTGAGTTCCGGCTGCGCCAGGCCCCCGACCTGGTGCTGCTCGACATCTGGATGCCCGACACCGATGGCGTCACGCTGCTCAAGGAATGGGCCGCGCAGGGCCTGTTGACGATGCCGGTGATCATGATGTCCGGCCATGCGACCATCGACACCGCAGTCGAAGCCACCAAGATCGGCGCGCTCAATTTTCTCGAGAAGCCGATTGCGTTGCAGAAGCTGCTGAAGGCGGTCGAACAGGGTCTCGCGCGCGGCAACCCCGCGCCCGCAGCGCCGGGCGCTGCGCCGAAGCCGGCGCAGCCGGTGAGTTCGGCGGCGGTGGCTTCGGCTGCGTCGTTGCCGATGCTCGCTAACGACAATATCGGCAGTGGTGCGCTGGCGGCGCAGACGGCGTCGATCTCGTTCGACATCCCGTTGCGCGACGCACGCGACGCCTTCGAGCGCGCGTACTTCGAGTATCACCTCGCGCGCGAGAACGGCAGCATGACGCGCGTCGCCGAAAAGACGGGGCTCGAACGCACGCACCTGTACCGCAAGCTGAAGCAGCTCGGCGTCGATCTCGGCAAGAACAAAGGGGAGTAA
- a CDS encoding sensor histidine kinase, with the protein MLNKVRGTTSVSSIVVRVLVSTVAVTAVLLLVLLAAASANTEFFDRYYQWLYAANVAVALIFLMVVTALVLIIIYRLRKGKFGTRLLAKLAFFMALVGVVPGGIIYVVSYQFVSRSIESWFDVNVETALTSGLNLGRGMLDASLSDLQTKGRLMAEQLASADAAGTTLTLLRLRDQFGVQDATIVEPVRSMSGAAPEMHVVAQASGNYVTLVPNDLPTPMMIDQARGHGFAAIEGEVDGDPNANGGKGVLRLRIVQRIPDSNASLLQPTERFLQLTQPVSPSLARNADAVQRAYREYQEKALGRTGLRKMYIGTLTLALFLATFIAMMLALALGNQLARPLFLLAQGTKEVTEGDYTPKREIKSRDELGFLTQSFNAMTRQLSEARAAVENNRIALEHSKAYLESILANLTAGVFVFDRQFRLTTANRGAERIFRQQFQSALGAALDRITVLSDFGAMVRKAFADREAASGDGHDDRGHWQQQFSVQVSGETEPLTLLVRGARLVSATDRDAEDMQTSGYVVVFDDISDVISAQRSIAWGEVARRLAHEIKNPLTPIQLSAERLQMKLADKLTPSDADVLKRGATTIVNQVAAMKQMVDSFRDYARTPPAVLANLQLNELVSEVLTLYGIEEGKSAIHVELAALPVIRGDATQLRQVIHNLLQNAQDAVAEAGQPRVLLETRTVEYGDPDAEGKVRVAVRLTVSDNGPGFPARILTRAFEPYVTTKAKGTGLGLAMVKKIVDEHGARIDIRNRLKAGDVIEGAQISILFLQLADDDVAAPGAGPRAAHGNASQGTTKATVQTRAA; encoded by the coding sequence GTGCTAAATAAAGTACGCGGCACCACCAGCGTCAGCAGCATCGTCGTTCGCGTGCTGGTGTCGACGGTGGCGGTCACGGCCGTCCTGCTGCTGGTGTTGCTCGCTGCGGCAAGCGCCAACACCGAGTTCTTCGACCGTTACTATCAATGGCTGTACGCGGCCAACGTGGCCGTCGCGCTGATCTTCCTGATGGTCGTGACGGCGCTAGTCCTGATCATCATCTACCGGCTGCGCAAGGGTAAGTTCGGCACGCGGCTCCTGGCCAAGCTCGCCTTCTTCATGGCGCTGGTCGGCGTGGTGCCGGGCGGGATCATCTACGTCGTGTCGTATCAGTTCGTCTCGCGCAGCATCGAGTCGTGGTTCGACGTGAACGTCGAGACCGCGCTCACGTCCGGGCTGAACCTCGGGCGTGGCATGCTCGACGCATCGCTGTCGGACCTGCAAACCAAGGGCCGTCTGATGGCCGAGCAGTTGGCCAGTGCGGACGCCGCTGGAACGACGCTCACGCTGCTGCGCTTGCGCGATCAGTTCGGCGTGCAGGATGCGACGATCGTCGAACCGGTGCGCAGCATGTCCGGCGCGGCGCCTGAGATGCACGTGGTGGCGCAGGCCTCGGGTAACTACGTGACGCTCGTGCCCAACGACTTGCCCACGCCGATGATGATCGATCAGGCGCGCGGCCACGGTTTTGCCGCGATCGAAGGTGAGGTGGACGGCGATCCGAACGCGAACGGCGGCAAGGGCGTGTTGCGGCTGCGGATCGTGCAGCGCATTCCGGATTCGAACGCGTCGTTGCTGCAGCCCACGGAGCGCTTCCTGCAACTGACGCAGCCGGTGTCGCCGTCGCTCGCCCGCAATGCCGACGCCGTGCAGCGCGCGTATCGCGAGTACCAGGAAAAGGCGCTCGGCCGCACGGGTCTGCGCAAGATGTATATCGGCACGTTGACGCTCGCGCTCTTCCTCGCCACCTTCATTGCGATGATGCTGGCGCTCGCGCTCGGCAATCAGCTGGCGCGGCCGCTGTTCCTGCTGGCGCAGGGCACGAAGGAAGTGACCGAGGGCGACTACACGCCGAAGCGCGAAATCAAGTCGCGCGACGAGCTGGGCTTTCTTACGCAGTCGTTCAATGCGATGACGCGGCAACTCTCCGAGGCGCGTGCCGCCGTGGAAAACAACCGCATCGCGCTCGAGCATTCCAAGGCCTATCTGGAAAGCATTCTCGCCAACCTGACCGCCGGCGTGTTCGTGTTCGACCGGCAGTTCCGCCTCACCACGGCGAACCGCGGCGCCGAGCGGATCTTCCGCCAGCAGTTCCAGTCGGCGCTCGGTGCGGCGCTCGACCGCATCACCGTGCTGAGCGATTTCGGCGCGATGGTGCGCAAGGCGTTTGCGGATCGCGAGGCGGCGAGCGGCGACGGTCACGACGACCGCGGTCACTGGCAACAGCAGTTCTCGGTGCAGGTGTCGGGCGAGACCGAACCGCTGACGCTGCTGGTACGCGGCGCGCGGCTCGTCTCCGCCACGGATCGCGACGCTGAGGACATGCAGACTTCCGGCTACGTGGTGGTGTTCGACGACATCTCGGACGTGATCTCGGCGCAGCGCTCGATCGCCTGGGGTGAAGTGGCGCGGCGTCTCGCGCATGAGATCAAGAATCCGCTCACGCCGATCCAGTTGTCGGCCGAGCGCCTGCAGATGAAGCTGGCCGACAAGCTCACACCGTCCGACGCCGATGTGCTGAAGCGCGGCGCGACCACCATCGTCAATCAGGTCGCGGCGATGAAGCAGATGGTCGACAGTTTTCGCGACTACGCACGCACGCCGCCGGCGGTGCTTGCCAACCTGCAGTTGAATGAGCTGGTGAGTGAAGTACTCACGCTCTACGGCATTGAAGAGGGCAAGAGTGCGATCCACGTGGAGCTCGCCGCGCTGCCGGTGATTCGCGGCGACGCCACGCAATTGCGCCAGGTGATCCACAACCTGCTGCAGAATGCGCAGGATGCAGTGGCAGAGGCGGGGCAGCCACGTGTGCTGCTCGAGACGAGGACAGTAGAATATGGCGATCCCGACGCGGAAGGCAAAGTGCGCGTCGCGGTGCGTCTGACCGTATCGGATAACGGACCGGGCTTCCCCGCACGCATCCTGACGCGTGCATTCGAACCTTACGTGACGACCAAGGCCAAAGGAACAGGGCTCGGTCTCGCGATGGTCAAGAAGATCGTCGACGAACACGGCGCGCGAATCGACATTCGCAACCGTTTGAAAGCGGGCGATGTGATCGAGGGTGCGCAGATTTCGATCCTCTTTCTTCAATTGGCAGACGATGATGTAGCGGCGCCTGGGGCAGGGCCGCGAGCGGCGCATGGCAACGCGTCGCAGGGAACGACAAAAGCAACAGTGCAGACAAGGGCAGCGTAA
- a CDS encoding DUF4390 domain-containing protein, which yields MTIKRFFSLRLVAVLWIVLAFWLSAPGVAYADSIAVQRASLQSDGGGWSLDARFDFELNSNLEDAVNKGIPLYFTTDFELSRPRWYWFDEQPVSVSQSIRLSFQPLTREYRVSTGGLQLGFSTLKDALAVIQHVTSWHVIDRNQVQNGETYSASVRMQLDIALMPKPFQIDAVNNRDWNLSSDWKRFTFTVTERAK from the coding sequence GTGACCATCAAACGCTTCTTTTCGCTTCGGCTCGTGGCCGTGCTCTGGATTGTGCTGGCCTTTTGGCTGAGCGCGCCGGGCGTGGCGTATGCCGATTCGATCGCGGTGCAGCGCGCCTCCCTGCAGTCGGACGGCGGCGGCTGGAGTCTCGATGCGCGTTTTGACTTCGAGCTGAACAGCAACCTCGAAGATGCCGTCAACAAAGGTATTCCGCTCTACTTCACGACCGATTTCGAACTGAGCCGGCCACGCTGGTACTGGTTCGACGAGCAGCCGGTGAGCGTGTCGCAGAGCATCCGCCTGTCGTTTCAGCCGCTCACGCGCGAGTACCGCGTGTCGACGGGCGGTTTGCAGCTCGGCTTCAGCACCCTGAAAGACGCGCTCGCGGTGATCCAGCATGTGACGTCGTGGCACGTGATCGACCGCAATCAGGTGCAGAACGGCGAGACCTATTCCGCCTCCGTGCGCATGCAGCTCGACATCGCACTGATGCCCAAGCCATTCCAGATCGACGCTGTGAACAACCGCGACTGGAATCTCTCTTCCGACTGGAAGCGTTTTACTTTCACGGTGACCGAACGTGCTAAATAA
- the rsmB gene encoding 16S rRNA (cytosine(967)-C(5))-methyltransferase RsmB, giving the protein MTSKPSARSVSPSSRPRESRLSTLHLAPESLGFALDCAAQAVGAVRVGSALPAALQSVFVSAPEGSAAAARGAVQDISYRTMRRLATADWLIAKLVKKAPPPHVANLLACALALLVDTEEDAAYAPFTVVDQAVNAIAARRELAFAKGLVNAVLRSFLRERETLLSAVRDDEVARWNYPAWWIDAVRRAWPDRWQNLLATGNTQGPLTLRVNARRSTVDAYLQVLHDHHIDATRAGDDAVRLATPMPVDRIPGFDDGVVSVQDAGAQLAAQWLGARDGMRVLDACAAPGGKTGHLLERANLELVALESDATRARRIGENLQRLGLTAEVRIGDAGAPAKWHDPLDRPFDRILADVPCSASGIVRRHPDIRWLRRAADIPALVAEQRRILAALWPLVKPGGELLYVTCSIFPEEGELQAQWFGDKYQDAVRLDAPGQLLPTAARAPADAPEGSHAGADTGTGSNPDHDGFFYARFQKR; this is encoded by the coding sequence ATGACTTCAAAGCCTTCCGCGCGTTCCGTTTCACCGTCGTCGCGTCCGCGTGAATCACGTCTGTCGACGCTGCATCTCGCGCCCGAGTCGCTGGGTTTTGCGCTCGACTGCGCGGCCCAGGCGGTGGGTGCGGTGCGCGTTGGCTCGGCGCTCCCCGCCGCGCTGCAGTCGGTCTTCGTCTCCGCCCCCGAAGGTAGCGCTGCCGCGGCGCGCGGGGCCGTGCAGGACATCTCATACCGGACCATGCGGCGTCTGGCCACGGCCGACTGGCTGATCGCGAAGCTGGTGAAAAAAGCGCCGCCGCCGCACGTCGCCAACCTGCTCGCCTGCGCGCTGGCCTTGCTCGTCGACACCGAAGAGGACGCCGCTTACGCGCCGTTCACCGTCGTCGACCAGGCCGTCAACGCGATTGCCGCGCGCCGTGAGCTCGCGTTCGCCAAAGGCCTCGTCAATGCCGTGCTGCGCAGCTTCCTGCGCGAGCGCGAGACGCTGTTGAGCGCAGTACGGGACGACGAGGTCGCGCGCTGGAACTACCCGGCCTGGTGGATCGACGCGGTACGCCGCGCCTGGCCCGACCGCTGGCAGAACCTGCTTGCAACCGGCAACACGCAAGGACCGCTGACGCTGCGTGTCAACGCGCGCCGCTCCACGGTCGATGCCTATCTGCAGGTGCTGCACGATCACCATATCGACGCCACACGCGCTGGCGACGACGCTGTGCGCCTCGCCACGCCCATGCCGGTGGACCGCATCCCCGGCTTCGACGACGGCGTGGTCTCGGTGCAGGACGCCGGCGCCCAACTCGCCGCGCAGTGGCTCGGTGCGCGCGACGGCATGCGCGTGCTGGACGCCTGCGCGGCACCTGGCGGCAAGACGGGGCATCTGCTCGAGCGGGCCAATCTCGAACTCGTCGCGCTGGAAAGCGACGCGACACGCGCCCGCCGCATCGGCGAAAACCTGCAGCGGCTCGGCCTCACGGCCGAGGTTCGCATCGGCGACGCCGGCGCGCCGGCGAAGTGGCACGACCCGCTGGACCGCCCCTTCGACCGCATTCTGGCCGACGTGCCGTGTTCGGCGTCGGGCATCGTCCGGCGTCACCCGGATATCCGCTGGTTGCGGCGCGCCGCCGACATCCCCGCGCTCGTCGCCGAACAGCGGCGGATTCTGGCGGCACTTTGGCCGCTCGTGAAGCCAGGCGGCGAATTGCTCTACGTTACGTGCTCGATCTTTCCCGAAGAAGGCGAATTGCAGGCGCAGTGGTTTGGAGACAAGTACCAGGATGCGGTACGATTGGACGCGCCGGGGCAACTGTTGCCCACAGCGGCCCGCGCGCCTGCCGACGCCCCGGAGGGTTCCCATGCCGGAGCCGACACCGGCACCGGCTCGAACCCAGATCACGACGGATTTTTCTACGCGCGCTTTCAGAAACGGTGA
- the htpX gene encoding zinc metalloprotease HtpX: protein MFNWVKTAMLMAAITALFIVIGGMIGGSRGMMIALVIALGMNFFSYWFSDKMVLRMYNAQEVDENSAPQFYRMVRELATRASLPMPRVYLINEDAPNAFATGRNPEHAAVAATTGILRVLSEREMRGVMAHELAHVKHRDILISTVSATMAGAISALANFAMFFGGRDENGRPANPIASIAVALLAPIAGALIQMAISRAREFEADRGGAQISGDPQALAAALDKIHRYASGIPFPTAEAHPSTAQMMIMNPLAGGGIANLFSTHPATEERIARLMEMARTGRFE, encoded by the coding sequence ATGTTTAACTGGGTCAAAACCGCGATGTTGATGGCCGCGATCACGGCCCTATTCATCGTGATCGGCGGGATGATCGGCGGCTCGCGCGGCATGATGATCGCGCTGGTGATCGCACTCGGGATGAATTTCTTCTCCTACTGGTTTTCGGACAAGATGGTTCTGCGCATGTACAACGCGCAGGAAGTGGACGAAAACAGTGCGCCGCAGTTCTATCGCATGGTGCGTGAGCTGGCCACCCGCGCCAGCCTGCCTATGCCGCGCGTCTACCTGATCAACGAAGACGCGCCGAACGCGTTTGCCACCGGCCGCAATCCGGAGCATGCGGCCGTCGCCGCGACCACCGGCATCCTGCGCGTGCTGTCCGAGCGCGAGATGCGCGGTGTGATGGCGCACGAACTGGCGCACGTGAAGCACCGCGATATCCTGATTTCCACCGTCTCCGCCACGATGGCGGGCGCGATTTCCGCGCTGGCGAACTTCGCGATGTTCTTCGGCGGGCGCGACGAAAATGGCCGCCCGGCGAATCCGATCGCGAGCATCGCGGTGGCATTGCTCGCGCCGATTGCCGGTGCGCTGATTCAGATGGCCATCTCCCGCGCGCGTGAGTTCGAAGCGGACCGTGGCGGCGCGCAGATTTCCGGCGACCCGCAGGCGCTCGCGGCGGCGCTCGACAAAATCCATCGTTACGCGAGCGGCATTCCGTTCCCCACGGCTGAGGCACATCCGTCAACCGCGCAGATGATGATCATGAATCCGCTCGCGGGCGGCGGTATTGCGAATCTCTTTTCGACGCACCCGGCCACGGAAGAGCGCATCGCGCGCCTGATGGAAATGGCGCGCACGGGGCGCTTCGAGTAA
- a CDS encoding LysE family translocator: MFGITHFGFFVVAVFLLNVTPGPDTAYIVGRSVAQGRGAGLVSALGISAGCCVHSLACAFGLTALLAASATAFTVIKFVGALYLIYLGVRLVFAKPAAAETAGAARATGAPKSLRQLFLQGFWTNVLNPKVVLFFVSFFPQFVTTGSDHKALAFLTLGVVFLVMSTVWNSFVAWIAGSVTQRFSGKPGVKRWLDRGVGSAFVGLGIKLATASR, encoded by the coding sequence ATGTTCGGTATCACCCATTTCGGATTTTTCGTCGTCGCGGTCTTCCTGCTCAACGTCACGCCAGGGCCGGACACGGCCTATATCGTCGGGCGTAGCGTCGCGCAAGGACGTGGCGCGGGCCTCGTGTCGGCGCTGGGCATTTCCGCCGGCTGCTGCGTGCATTCGCTTGCCTGCGCGTTCGGCTTGACCGCGCTGCTGGCCGCGTCGGCAACCGCGTTCACGGTGATCAAGTTCGTGGGCGCGCTGTATCTGATCTATCTTGGCGTGCGTCTGGTTTTCGCCAAACCCGCCGCAGCCGAGACAGCAGGCGCTGCCCGCGCAACCGGTGCGCCGAAGTCGCTGCGCCAATTGTTCCTGCAGGGCTTCTGGACCAACGTCCTGAACCCGAAGGTGGTGCTGTTCTTCGTGTCCTTCTTCCCGCAGTTCGTCACCACCGGCAGCGATCACAAGGCGCTGGCTTTCCTGACGCTTGGCGTCGTCTTCCTCGTCATGAGCACGGTGTGGAACAGTTTTGTCGCGTGGATCGCGGGCAGCGTCACACAACGTTTTTCCGGCAAACCCGGCGTGAAGCGGTGGCTGGATCGCGGCGTCGGCAGTGCATTCGTCGGACTCGGCATCAAGCTCGCCACAGCATCGCGCTAA
- the fmt gene encoding methionyl-tRNA formyltransferase gives MSHSLRVIFAGTPEFAAAALAAIHEAGFPVPLVLTQPDRPAGRGMKLQASPVKRYAEEHALAVAQPPSLRRNGKYPVEATAAIDLLRTTPHDVMVVAAYGLLLPQEVLDIAPHGCINIHASLLPRWRGAAPIHRAIEAGDTETGITLMQMDAGLDTGAMISEARTPIHDDDTTATLHDRLAESGARLIVEALVELERSGKLVATPQPSEGFTYAEKIGKHEAALDWRRPAVVLARQVRAFDPFPGGVATLDGTSLKIWSAVPVEAAGNVEAGTILDVSPEGVVVACGEGALRLTQLQKPGGKRLPVREFLAGSTLVSGQRFLLPEVQ, from the coding sequence ATGAGCCATTCGTTGCGCGTCATCTTTGCCGGTACGCCGGAGTTCGCCGCGGCGGCGCTAGCCGCTATCCACGAAGCCGGTTTTCCCGTGCCGCTTGTGCTTACGCAGCCCGACCGCCCGGCCGGGCGCGGCATGAAACTGCAGGCCAGTCCGGTGAAGCGCTACGCCGAAGAGCACGCTCTCGCGGTCGCGCAGCCGCCGTCTCTGCGCCGTAATGGCAAGTATCCGGTTGAAGCGACGGCTGCGATCGACCTGCTGCGCACCACCCCGCACGACGTGATGGTGGTCGCCGCCTACGGCCTGTTGTTGCCGCAGGAAGTGCTCGATATCGCGCCGCACGGCTGCATCAACATTCACGCGTCGTTGTTGCCGCGCTGGCGCGGCGCCGCCCCGATTCACCGTGCCATCGAAGCGGGCGACACCGAAACCGGCATCACGCTGATGCAGATGGACGCCGGCCTCGATACGGGCGCGATGATCTCCGAAGCGCGCACGCCGATTCACGACGACGACACCACCGCGACGCTGCACGACCGTCTGGCAGAGTCGGGCGCGCGCCTGATCGTCGAGGCGCTGGTCGAACTCGAACGCAGCGGGAAACTCGTGGCAACACCGCAGCCCTCGGAAGGCTTCACCTATGCCGAGAAAATCGGCAAGCACGAAGCCGCGCTCGACTGGCGGCGCCCTGCCGTTGTTCTGGCACGTCAGGTTCGCGCGTTCGACCCGTTCCCAGGTGGCGTGGCCACGCTTGACGGTACCTCCCTGAAAATCTGGTCCGCTGTGCCCGTTGAAGCCGCGGGCAACGTGGAAGCGGGGACGATCCTCGACGTTTCGCCGGAGGGCGTCGTGGTGGCCTGCGGTGAGGGCGCGCTGCGTCTCACGCAACTGCAGAAGCCTGGCGGTAAGCGCTTGCCGGTACGGGAATTCCTGGCCGGCTCGACGCTCGTCTCGGGACAGCGTTTCCTGCTACCGGAAGTACAGTAA
- the def gene encoding peptide deformylase — protein sequence MALLNIINYPDKRLHKIAKPVEAVNDRIRKLVADMAETMYAAPGVGLAATQVDVHERVIVIDVSDAHDELHAFINPEIIWSSDEKMINEEGCLSVPGIYDNVERAEKVRVRALNEKGETFELDCEGLLAVCIQHEMDHLMGRVFVEYLSSLKQTRIKNKMKKLAHAM from the coding sequence ATGGCTTTACTGAACATCATCAATTACCCGGACAAGCGGCTGCACAAGATTGCCAAGCCGGTCGAAGCGGTCAACGACCGTATCCGCAAGCTCGTCGCGGACATGGCCGAGACGATGTACGCGGCACCCGGCGTCGGCCTCGCGGCCACCCAGGTGGACGTGCATGAGCGTGTCATCGTGATCGACGTGTCGGACGCGCACGACGAACTGCACGCCTTCATCAACCCCGAGATCATCTGGTCGAGCGACGAGAAGATGATCAACGAAGAGGGTTGCCTGTCGGTGCCGGGCATTTACGACAACGTCGAACGCGCTGAGAAAGTGCGGGTGCGCGCGCTCAACGAAAAAGGCGAAACCTTCGAACTGGACTGCGAAGGCCTGCTCGCCGTGTGCATCCAGCACGAGATGGATCACCTGATGGGCCGTGTGTTCGTCGAGTACCTGTCTTCGCTCAAGCAAACGCGTATCAAGAACAAGATGAAGAAGCTCGCCCACGCGATGTAA
- the dprA gene encoding DNA-processing protein DprA → MHTLPTTDNELAAWLRLSIAPGLRPGALRAMLNAFGLPEAILGQPFALLAAATDEASARAALTPPGADFARHLDTVLMWREQEGNAIVTLDDPVYPPALLTMPDPPSLLYIKGRLDLLHAKGIAVVGSRSATPQGVEDAERFSRALSEAGLVVVSGLALGIDGAAHRGALAGRGGTIAVIGTGADLVYPAAHQPLARQIATTGTIISEWPLGTPARAANFPQRNRLIAGLVGGVLVVEAAMRSGSLITARLANEMGRDVFALPGSIHAPLSRGCHRMLKQGAKLVETPEEILEELGFVPPPARAAGPMPWDSIPAKPGPNGTSRGAAGTAVGTAAGTATGTPSRAAPEAASPHQTVAEADLGPEAQTLLAALGHAPATLEILAARTDMQDATLQSTLLQLELAGRLTVLPGGRFARVTHR, encoded by the coding sequence ATGCACACCCTGCCTACAACCGACAACGAACTCGCCGCCTGGCTGCGGCTTTCGATAGCGCCGGGGCTCAGACCCGGCGCGCTACGCGCGATGCTCAACGCGTTCGGCCTGCCGGAGGCCATCCTCGGGCAGCCGTTCGCACTGCTCGCCGCCGCCACCGACGAAGCCTCGGCACGCGCCGCGCTGACCCCGCCCGGCGCCGACTTCGCGCGCCATCTGGATACCGTACTCATGTGGCGCGAGCAGGAAGGCAACGCGATCGTGACGCTCGACGACCCGGTCTACCCGCCCGCCCTCCTGACCATGCCCGACCCGCCCTCGCTGCTATATATAAAAGGCCGGCTCGATCTGTTGCATGCAAAGGGGATCGCTGTGGTCGGCAGTCGCAGCGCCACGCCGCAGGGAGTGGAGGACGCCGAGCGCTTCAGCCGCGCGCTCTCGGAAGCGGGGCTCGTGGTCGTCTCGGGGCTCGCGCTGGGCATCGACGGTGCGGCGCATCGTGGGGCACTGGCGGGCCGCGGCGGCACGATTGCGGTGATCGGAACCGGCGCCGACCTCGTCTACCCGGCCGCCCATCAGCCGCTCGCGCGGCAAATCGCGACCACCGGCACGATCATCTCCGAATGGCCGCTCGGCACGCCCGCGCGCGCCGCCAACTTTCCGCAGCGCAACCGCCTGATCGCCGGACTGGTAGGGGGGGTGCTGGTAGTCGAGGCGGCAATGCGCTCCGGCTCGCTGATCACCGCGCGGCTCGCCAACGAAATGGGGCGAGACGTCTTCGCTTTGCCGGGCTCGATCCACGCGCCACTGTCGCGTGGATGCCACAGAATGCTGAAGCAAGGCGCCAAACTCGTGGAGACGCCGGAGGAAATCCTCGAAGAACTGGGTTTTGTGCCGCCGCCGGCCCGTGCGGCCGGGCCTATGCCGTGGGACAGCATTCCGGCAAAACCGGGGCCTAACGGCACGTCTCGGGGTGCGGCCGGGACAGCGGTTGGTACTGCGGCTGGGACTGCCACCGGGACACCGTCCAGAGCCGCACCGGAGGCCGCGTCCCCTCATCAAACCGTTGCCGAAGCCGATCTCGGCCCGGAAGCGCAAACGCTGCTCGCCGCCCTCGGCCACGCGCCAGCGACGCTTGAAATTCTTGCCGCCCGCACCGACATGCAGGACGCCACGTTACAAAGCACGTTGCTGCAACTCGAACTGGCCGGCCGTCTGACGGTCCTACCCGGCGGCCGTTTTGCGCGAGTAACTCACCGTTAA
- a CDS encoding thioredoxin family protein: MPALNLDTDQDRIAERVNDHETLFVACLCAEWCGTCREYRDAFDRLADKHPEICFAWIDIETHADRFDDLDVENFPTILIEDGVTTRFFGTVLPQAAIVDRMLADLTALPGVTGAPKLRPALAVA, encoded by the coding sequence ATGCCCGCGCTGAACCTCGACACCGACCAAGACCGGATCGCCGAGCGCGTCAACGACCACGAAACGCTTTTCGTGGCCTGCCTGTGCGCGGAGTGGTGCGGGACCTGCCGGGAATATCGGGATGCGTTCGACCGGCTGGCGGACAAGCATCCGGAAATCTGTTTCGCGTGGATCGATATTGAGACCCACGCGGATCGCTTTGACGACCTGGACGTAGAAAATTTTCCTACGATCCTGATAGAGGACGGTGTGACCACGCGCTTTTTTGGCACGGTACTGCCGCAGGCGGCCATCGTCGACCGGATGCTGGCCGATCTGACCGCGCTACCCGGCGTGACCGGTGCGCCCAAGCTGCGGCCGGCTCTCGCGGTCGCCTAA